One segment of Polaribacter huanghezhanensis DNA contains the following:
- a CDS encoding DUF423 domain-containing protein, translating into MNKNLTITSVLGILTIILGAFGAHALSKTLTIGGLNSFETAVRYQMYHVIVLLFVNTYQGFTAKQKTRISWLFFLGILFFSGSIYVIELIGVSAKSIWFITPLGGLFLMLGWSFMAFSFAKRNEQ; encoded by the coding sequence ATGAATAAAAATTTAACAATAACATCAGTATTAGGAATCTTAACAATCATTTTAGGAGCTTTTGGAGCGCATGCGCTGTCAAAAACTTTAACAATAGGAGGCCTGAATAGTTTTGAAACTGCGGTTCGCTATCAAATGTATCATGTAATTGTATTGCTATTTGTAAACACGTATCAAGGTTTTACTGCAAAGCAAAAGACCCGTATCAGTTGGTTGTTTTTTCTAGGAATTTTGTTTTTTTCTGGTTCTATTTATGTAATTGAATTAATCGGAGTTTCTGCTAAAAGCATCTGGTTTATTACTCCTTTAGGAGGTTTGTTTTTAATGTTAGGTTGGTCGTTTATGGCATTTAGTTTTGCAAAAAGAAATGAACAATAA
- the pckA gene encoding phosphoenolpyruvate carboxykinase (ATP), producing MVNFDSKSISLDSLGIKNATTHYNLTSDELHAATIEKEQGVEVSSGALAINTGEFTGRSPKDRFIVKDDVTKDEVWWGDINIPFDVDKFDKLYDRVTNYLSNKEIFVRDSYVCADEDYKLNIRVVNEHPWANLFAHNMFLRPTEDQLKTFSPEWTIINAPGFMADPEIDGTRQHNFAILNFSKKIALIGGTGYTGEIKKGIFSALNFILPVFKKTLPMHCSANVGKDGDTAIFFGLSGTGKTTLSADPDRRLIGDDEHGWTVDNTVFNFEGGCYAKVIDLTEEKEPDIFHAIKKGAILENVILKENGDVDFEDTSITQNTRVSYPIYHIDNIQPGSIGNNPKNIFFLTADAFGVLPPISKLTPGQAAYHFISGYTAKVAGTEAGIDEPTPSFSACFGAPFMPLHPTRYAEMLSTKMKEANVNVWLINTGWTGGSYGTGSRMKLKYTRAMITEALEGNLDAVEFVQHPIFGLSMPIHCDDVPNEVLNPKDTWTDKASYDKKALELANSFRKNFAKFEEYANEEIMTGGPLM from the coding sequence ATGGTAAATTTTGATTCAAAATCAATTTCACTAGATAGTTTAGGAATTAAAAATGCAACAACTCATTACAACTTAACTTCTGATGAGTTACATGCAGCAACTATTGAAAAAGAACAAGGAGTTGAAGTTTCTTCTGGAGCTTTAGCTATTAATACAGGAGAATTTACTGGAAGGTCGCCTAAAGACCGTTTTATCGTAAAAGACGATGTGACGAAAGATGAAGTTTGGTGGGGAGATATCAACATCCCTTTTGATGTTGATAAATTTGATAAATTATATGATAGAGTAACAAACTATTTATCTAACAAAGAAATTTTTGTTAGAGATAGTTATGTGTGTGCAGATGAAGATTACAAATTAAATATTCGGGTTGTAAATGAGCATCCTTGGGCGAACTTATTTGCTCACAATATGTTTTTACGTCCAACGGAAGATCAATTAAAAACGTTTTCTCCAGAATGGACTATCATTAATGCGCCAGGTTTTATGGCAGATCCAGAAATTGATGGAACAAGACAACATAATTTTGCAATTCTTAATTTTTCAAAAAAAATAGCTTTAATTGGAGGAACGGGGTATACTGGAGAAATTAAAAAAGGTATTTTTTCTGCATTAAACTTTATTCTTCCAGTATTTAAAAAAACATTGCCTATGCACTGTTCTGCAAATGTTGGTAAAGACGGAGATACAGCAATTTTCTTTGGATTATCTGGGACAGGTAAAACAACCTTGTCAGCAGATCCAGATAGAAGATTAATTGGTGATGATGAGCACGGTTGGACAGTTGACAATACTGTTTTTAATTTTGAAGGTGGTTGTTACGCTAAAGTTATTGATTTGACTGAAGAAAAGGAACCAGACATTTTTCATGCAATTAAAAAGGGAGCTATTTTAGAAAATGTAATTCTAAAAGAAAACGGTGATGTAGATTTTGAAGATACTTCTATTACACAAAATACAAGAGTTAGTTATCCAATTTATCATATAGATAATATACAGCCAGGATCCATTGGTAATAATCCAAAAAACATATTTTTTCTAACAGCTGATGCTTTTGGAGTATTGCCTCCAATCTCAAAACTAACACCAGGTCAAGCAGCGTACCACTTTATTTCAGGTTATACTGCAAAAGTTGCTGGAACAGAAGCAGGAATTGATGAGCCAACTCCAAGTTTTTCTGCTTGTTTTGGAGCACCATTTATGCCATTACATCCAACACGTTATGCAGAAATGTTAAGTACTAAAATGAAAGAAGCCAACGTAAATGTTTGGCTGATTAACACAGGTTGGACAGGTGGTTCTTACGGAACAGGAAGTAGAATGAAATTAAAGTACACCCGTGCAATGATTACGGAAGCTTTGGAAGGAAACTTAGATGCTGTTGAGTTTGTACAGCACCCAATATTTGGATTGTCTATGCCAATACATTGTGATGATGTGCCAAATGAAGTTTTAAATCCAAAAGATACTTGGACAGATAAAGCATCTTATGATAAAAAAGCATTAGAGCTTGCAAATTCATTTAGAAAAAACTTTGCAAAATTTGAAGAATATGCAAATGAAGAAATTATGACTGGTGGACCACTAATGTAA
- a CDS encoding Nramp family divalent metal transporter: MIKKWFKNIGPGTLIAAAFIGPGTVTLCTIAGVNFGFNLLWAMVLSIFATIVLQEMAARLGIISQKGLSEVIREEIKIPFLKQFITLLILAAIVVGNASYEAGNISGGVLGLETVLGKIEFIIGSFSINSMSLLVGVIAFVLLYIGNYKILERALITLVLMMSVSFVITAIITKPNLSEIFKGIFIPSFPDNSLLTIIGLIGTTVVPYNLFLHASLVKERWKKKEDISFAKKDTIISIILGGLVSMAIMVSAAGIQTSTISNASDLAKGLAPLYGEFSKYFLSIGLFAAGITSAITAPLAAAYVAKGCLGWSVGLKSRQFRAVWIIVLLLGIFFSSLGLKPIEIIKFAQVANGMLLPIIAGILLWIMNKKSVLGVYVNSKRQNVFGLIIVVGTIFLGLKGILKVFNLL; the protein is encoded by the coding sequence ATGATAAAAAAGTGGTTTAAAAATATAGGTCCCGGAACTTTAATTGCGGCAGCTTTTATAGGTCCAGGAACAGTGACACTGTGCACAATAGCAGGAGTTAATTTCGGTTTCAATTTGTTGTGGGCCATGGTGCTTTCTATTTTTGCAACTATTGTTTTGCAAGAAATGGCGGCCCGATTAGGAATTATTTCTCAAAAAGGATTATCAGAAGTCATACGAGAAGAAATTAAAATCCCTTTTTTAAAACAATTTATTACGCTATTAATCTTAGCAGCAATTGTAGTTGGAAATGCATCTTACGAAGCAGGAAATATTAGTGGAGGAGTTTTAGGACTAGAAACAGTTTTAGGTAAAATAGAATTTATTATCGGTTCATTTTCTATCAATAGCATGAGTTTACTAGTTGGAGTTATTGCTTTTGTTTTGTTATACATAGGGAATTATAAAATATTAGAAAGGGCGCTAATTACACTTGTTTTAATGATGAGTGTTTCATTTGTTATTACTGCAATTATAACAAAACCCAATCTCTCAGAAATTTTCAAAGGAATTTTTATTCCAAGTTTCCCTGACAATAGTTTATTAACAATAATTGGTTTAATTGGAACAACGGTTGTCCCCTATAATTTGTTTTTACATGCTTCATTAGTTAAAGAAAGGTGGAAGAAAAAAGAAGATATTTCATTTGCTAAAAAGGATACTATTATTTCAATCATTTTAGGAGGATTGGTTTCGATGGCAATTATGGTTTCTGCAGCAGGAATACAAACCAGTACAATTTCAAACGCATCTGATTTAGCAAAAGGACTAGCACCATTGTATGGAGAGTTTTCAAAATACTTTCTTTCAATCGGATTGTTTGCAGCAGGAATAACTTCTGCAATTACTGCTCCATTAGCTGCCGCTTATGTAGCAAAAGGATGTTTAGGATGGAGCGTTGGTTTAAAATCAAGACAGTTTAGAGCCGTTTGGATTATTGTTTTACTACTTGGAATTTTCTTTTCTTCATTAGGGTTAAAACCTATTGAAATTATAAAATTCGCACAGGTTGCAAACGGAATGTTACTGCCAATTATAGCTGGAATTTTATTGTGGATTATGAATAAAAAATCTGTATTAGGGGTTTATGTGAATTCAAAAAGACAAAATGTTTTTGGATTAATTATAGTAGTTGGTACTATTTTTCTTGGTTTAAAAGGAATACTCAAAGTTTTTAATTTACTATAA
- the rimM gene encoding ribosome maturation factor RimM (Essential for efficient processing of 16S rRNA): MRKEDCFYLGKIVRKHSFKGEVVIKLDTDEPELYQEMESIFVDLGNNLIPFFIEKSLLQKGNQLRVQFEDMYTEEEADGILKADVYLPLDLLPKLSGDKFYFHEVIGFKAVDVNYGLVGTIEGINDKTAQPLFEIKNGDKEVFIPMIDDFIKKIDRENKVIEVETPKGLIELYLED, encoded by the coding sequence ATGCGTAAAGAAGATTGTTTTTATTTAGGCAAAATCGTTAGAAAACATAGTTTTAAAGGTGAAGTGGTCATCAAGTTAGATACCGACGAACCTGAACTGTACCAAGAAATGGAATCAATTTTTGTCGATTTAGGCAATAATCTGATTCCATTTTTTATTGAAAAAAGTTTACTTCAAAAAGGAAATCAATTGCGTGTTCAGTTCGAAGATATGTACACCGAAGAAGAAGCGGATGGCATTTTAAAAGCAGATGTATATTTACCGTTGGATTTGCTGCCAAAATTATCTGGAGATAAATTTTATTTTCATGAAGTAATTGGCTTTAAAGCTGTTGATGTAAATTACGGATTGGTTGGAACCATTGAAGGAATCAACGATAAAACAGCACAGCCTTTATTTGAAATCAAGAACGGAGATAAAGAAGTTTTTATTCCGATGATTGATGATTTTATCAAAAAAATTGATAGAGAAAATAAAGTAATTGAAGTTGAAACTCCTAAAGGATTGATTGAGCTTTACTTAGAAGATTAA
- a CDS encoding tRNA1(Val) (adenine(37)-N6)-methyltransferase — translation MRKPFQFKEFVIHQDKTAMKVGTDAVLLGAWCSLEKFPNTILDIGAGTGIIALMLAQRSDAFTIDAIEVDENAYEQSVENFELSDWSDRLFCYHSSFEEFTREMEDEEEKYDLIISNPPFYTDAFETENEARNKARFTSSLTFENLILGVSKILSKTGEFSVIIPFKEEENFIKIAQQNNLFPIRICHVKGTATSEIKRSLLCFAFGKKEIQAAVLVIEKERHQYTEAYINLTKDFYLKM, via the coding sequence TTGAGGAAACCATTTCAATTTAAGGAATTTGTAATTCATCAGGATAAAACTGCGATGAAAGTTGGAACTGATGCGGTGTTGCTTGGCGCTTGGTGTTCTTTAGAAAAATTTCCAAATACAATTTTAGATATTGGTGCAGGAACTGGAATTATTGCGCTTATGTTAGCACAACGTTCTGATGCATTTACGATTGATGCAATAGAGGTTGATGAAAACGCGTATGAGCAAAGTGTTGAAAATTTTGAATTAAGCGATTGGTCAGATCGGTTGTTTTGTTACCATTCGTCTTTTGAAGAATTTACGCGCGAAATGGAAGATGAAGAAGAAAAATATGATTTGATAATTTCGAATCCGCCATTTTATACCGATGCTTTTGAAACTGAAAATGAAGCGAGAAATAAAGCGCGATTTACATCGTCACTTACTTTTGAAAATTTAATTTTAGGTGTTTCTAAAATCCTTTCTAAAACAGGTGAGTTTTCTGTGATAATTCCGTTTAAAGAAGAAGAAAATTTTATAAAAATTGCACAACAAAACAATTTATTTCCGATTAGAATTTGTCATGTAAAAGGAACAGCGACTTCAGAAATTAAAAGAAGTTTATTGTGCTTTGCTTTTGGTAAAAAAGAAATCCAAGCAGCAGTTTTGGTTATCGAAAAAGAGAGACATCAATACACCGAAGCATATATCAACCTGACCAAAGACTTTTATTTAAAAATGTAA
- a CDS encoding biotin-dependent carboxyltransferase family protein, with the protein MITVLNPGIYSSIQDLGRSGFAHIGVPVSGVMDSYSAKIGNQLLHNNIEEAVIEITFGGCKFRFEKELKICLTGANFSPKIDDKDAQMNTVIEVKKGSVLSFGKKTFGVRTYLSVQGGISSEVVLNSKSFYKGITEGFVLKKEDQIKINSTKSENKNTLSKIKISQHHFNTNSIKCLKGPEFDLLTNTQQEQLMGTQFLISNDNNRVGYRLEELFKNELKPILTSGVLPGTVQLTPSGKFIILMRDCQVTGGYPRVLQLTEEAINILAQKSTKDKIQFELK; encoded by the coding sequence ATGATTACAGTTTTAAATCCAGGAATATATAGTTCTATTCAAGATTTAGGAAGATCGGGTTTTGCACATATTGGCGTTCCTGTTTCTGGAGTTATGGATTCTTATTCTGCTAAAATTGGAAATCAATTATTGCATAATAATATAGAAGAAGCTGTCATCGAAATTACTTTTGGTGGTTGTAAATTCAGGTTTGAAAAAGAGTTGAAGATATGTTTAACTGGTGCAAATTTTAGTCCAAAAATTGATGATAAGGATGCGCAAATGAATACAGTTATAGAAGTCAAAAAAGGTTCAGTTTTGTCTTTCGGTAAAAAAACATTTGGAGTTCGAACCTATTTGAGTGTGCAAGGCGGAATTTCATCAGAAGTTGTTCTTAATAGTAAAAGTTTTTACAAAGGAATTACAGAGGGTTTTGTTCTTAAAAAAGAAGATCAAATAAAAATAAATTCAACGAAGTCAGAAAATAAAAACACGTTATCAAAAATTAAAATTAGCCAACATCATTTTAATACCAATAGCATTAAGTGTTTAAAGGGACCAGAATTTGATTTGCTAACAAATACGCAACAAGAGCAATTAATGGGAACTCAATTTTTAATTTCAAATGATAATAATAGAGTAGGGTATCGATTAGAAGAATTGTTTAAAAACGAATTAAAACCCATTTTAACTTCTGGTGTTTTACCAGGAACTGTGCAATTGACACCATCTGGAAAGTTCATTATTTTAATGCGAGATTGTCAAGTAACAGGTGGTTATCCAAGAGTGTTACAACTTACTGAAGAAGCAATAAATATTTTGGCTCAAAAAAGCACAAAAGATAAAATACAATTTGAATTGAAATAA
- a CDS encoding saccharopine dehydrogenase family protein: MRNILIIGAGKSSSSLIKYLLDTSSKENLHITIGDISIEDINKRIPKHPNLTVIQLNVFNKTQRETAIKKADIVISMLPARFHLEVAKDCIQFQKNMVTASYISDEMKALDANVKKNGLVFMNEIGVDPGIDHMSAMHVIDKIHAKGGKIVLFESFTGGLVAPESDTNLWNYKFTWNPRNVVTAGQGGAAMFIQEGTYKYIPYHKLFRRTEFLQINGSGKFEAYANRDSLKYRSIYGLENIPTMYRGTIRKVGFSRAWNIFIQLGMTDDTYTIEDSEHMSYRDFVNLFLAYSPTDSVELKLRSYLKIDQDDVMWEKLIELDIFNPTKIIGLKNATPAQILQKILMDKWTLSEEDKDMIIMHHKFGFELNGKKQQIESSMVTIGENQTYTAMAKTVGLPVAIAALKILNGEIKTPGVLRPISKEVYEPILKELESFGISFTEKEVPYLGYNPENVIG; encoded by the coding sequence ATGAGAAACATCTTAATTATTGGAGCTGGCAAATCTAGCTCTTCACTTATAAAATATTTACTTGATACATCTTCTAAAGAAAATTTACATATTACTATTGGAGATATTTCTATAGAAGACATCAATAAACGAATTCCAAAACACCCCAATTTAACTGTAATTCAGCTTAATGTTTTTAATAAAACCCAAAGAGAAACTGCCATAAAAAAAGCAGATATTGTTATTTCGATGTTGCCTGCAAGGTTTCATTTAGAAGTTGCAAAAGACTGTATCCAATTTCAAAAAAACATGGTTACTGCTTCTTACATTTCTGATGAAATGAAAGCGTTAGATGCTAATGTTAAAAAGAACGGCTTGGTTTTTATGAACGAAATTGGCGTAGATCCAGGAATTGATCATATGAGTGCCATGCATGTTATTGATAAAATTCATGCAAAAGGCGGAAAAATAGTATTATTCGAATCTTTTACTGGTGGATTAGTTGCCCCTGAAAGCGATACTAATTTATGGAATTATAAATTTACTTGGAATCCAAGAAACGTTGTAACTGCTGGACAAGGAGGCGCAGCAATGTTTATTCAAGAAGGAACTTACAAATACATTCCCTATCATAAATTATTTAGAAGAACTGAGTTTTTACAAATAAACGGAAGCGGAAAATTTGAAGCATACGCTAATAGAGATTCTTTAAAATACCGTTCTATTTATGGTTTGGAAAACATTCCTACAATGTACAGAGGAACAATCAGGAAAGTTGGTTTTTCTAGAGCTTGGAACATCTTTATTCAATTAGGAATGACCGATGACACCTACACAATTGAAGACTCAGAACACATGAGTTATCGTGATTTTGTTAATTTGTTTTTAGCGTATAGTCCAACAGACTCTGTAGAATTAAAATTGCGTTCGTATTTAAAAATTGATCAAGATGATGTAATGTGGGAAAAGTTAATTGAGCTCGATATTTTTAATCCAACAAAAATAATTGGATTGAAAAATGCAACTCCAGCTCAAATTTTACAGAAAATATTAATGGATAAATGGACGCTTTCTGAAGAGGATAAAGACATGATTATTATGCACCATAAATTCGGTTTCGAATTAAATGGTAAAAAGCAACAAATAGAAAGTAGCATGGTTACTATTGGAGAAAACCAAACCTACACTGCAATGGCAAAAACGGTTGGCTTGCCTGTTGCAATTGCTGCATTAAAAATACTAAACGGAGAAATTAAAACGCCTGGTGTTTTAAGACCAATTTCTAAAGAAGTGTATGAACCCATTTTAAAAGAATTAGAAAGTTTCGGTATTTCTTTTACAGAAAAAGAGGTTCCTTATTTGGGATACAATCCAGAAAATGTAATCGGTTAA
- a CDS encoding 30S ribosomal protein S16 yields the protein MSVKIRLQRHGKKGKPFYSIVAADARAKRDGKFLEKLGTYNPNVNPAIIELDVDGAVKWLQNGAQPTDTARAILSYKGVMLKNHLAGGVRKGALTEEQAEAKFTAWLEEKAGRITAKKEGLTKEQTEAKAAALAAEKAVNEARVNAVKEAEAAIVAEKEAAEAAEAALEAEKVAAEATTEEVVEETETETEESTEEKSAE from the coding sequence ATGTCAGTAAAAATTAGATTACAAAGACACGGTAAAAAAGGAAAACCATTTTATTCAATCGTAGCAGCTGATGCTCGTGCAAAAAGAGATGGTAAATTCTTAGAAAAATTAGGAACTTATAACCCTAATGTAAACCCAGCAATTATTGAATTAGATGTTGATGGTGCTGTAAAATGGTTACAAAACGGAGCGCAACCTACAGATACTGCGAGAGCAATTTTATCTTACAAAGGTGTGATGTTAAAAAATCATTTGGCTGGTGGAGTTCGTAAAGGAGCTTTAACTGAAGAGCAAGCAGAAGCAAAATTTACTGCTTGGTTAGAAGAAAAAGCAGGAAGAATTACTGCTAAAAAAGAAGGATTAACAAAAGAGCAAACAGAAGCAAAAGCTGCTGCATTAGCTGCAGAAAAAGCGGTAAACGAAGCTCGTGTAAATGCTGTTAAAGAGGCTGAAGCTGCAATTGTTGCAGAGAAAGAAGCTGCTGAAGCTGCTGAAGCTGCATTAGAAGCAGAAAAAGTTGCTGCAGAAGCTACAACTGAAGAAGTTGTTGAAGAAACTGAAACTGAAACAGAAGAATCTACTGAAGAGAAATCTGCAGAGTAA
- the pxpB gene encoding 5-oxoprolinase subunit PxpB, which translates to MPNFQLSYKIFGEKAILIEWPSEISEIILKDILNFKSNIDKKIELKDCIIGYNSILLVYNFVLQNTATKIEFLKKLYRQKSIAEKQKITHWKIPVCYDKQFGIDLDEISKIIKISSEEIIQLHTKGIYTVYFIGFLPGFLYLGGLDDQIAIPRKATPRLHVPKGAVAIGGNQTGVYSNQSSGGWNIIGNSPVSFFDVQNQYPCFAKTGDKITFENISLEEYNHIKDNNYQIEKIL; encoded by the coding sequence TTGCCTAATTTTCAGCTTTCATATAAAATTTTTGGTGAAAAAGCTATTTTAATTGAATGGCCTTCTGAAATTAGTGAAATAATTTTAAAGGATATTTTAAATTTTAAAAGTAATATTGATAAAAAAATAGAGCTAAAAGACTGTATTATTGGTTACAATTCAATATTACTTGTGTATAATTTTGTGCTTCAAAACACCGCAACAAAAATTGAATTTTTAAAGAAATTATATCGGCAAAAATCTATCGCAGAAAAGCAAAAAATAACACATTGGAAAATTCCTGTTTGCTATGATAAACAATTCGGAATTGATTTAGATGAAATTTCAAAAATTATAAAAATAAGTTCAGAAGAAATCATTCAATTACATACCAAAGGAATCTATACGGTTTATTTTATTGGATTTTTACCTGGGTTTTTATATTTGGGTGGATTGGATGATCAAATTGCAATTCCAAGAAAAGCGACACCAAGATTACATGTTCCAAAAGGCGCAGTTGCTATTGGAGGAAATCAAACGGGCGTTTATTCCAATCAAAGTTCTGGCGGTTGGAATATTATTGGAAACTCGCCAGTTTCTTTTTTTGATGTACAAAATCAATATCCCTGTTTTGCGAAAACGGGAGACAAAATTACTTTTGAAAATATTTCATTAGAAGAATATAATCATATCAAAGACAACAATTATCAAATTGAAAAGATACTATGA
- the pxpA gene encoding 5-oxoprolinase subunit PxpA — translation MKVIDFNCDVGEGVENEHLLMSYISSCNIACGGHFGDEKSIDETIQLAIENKVKIGAHPSFPDKKNFGRKIMNISDEDLKKSIVFQLDLFQKCLEKKNEKLHHIKAHGALYHLIAKDKKAATVFVNTIKKYVEKAYLYVPYNSEIEKVAIENNINIKYEAFADRNYKNDLSLVSRTESNAVISNPTKVYEHVLNMIQNDRVKTVSNSLIKIKADTFCIHGDNQNALEILQEVTALLKTQNIQIA, via the coding sequence ATGAAGGTAATTGATTTTAATTGCGATGTTGGTGAAGGAGTAGAGAATGAGCATCTTTTAATGTCCTATATTTCGTCGTGTAATATAGCCTGTGGAGGTCATTTTGGGGATGAAAAATCGATTGATGAAACCATTCAATTAGCTATTGAGAATAAAGTTAAGATTGGGGCGCATCCATCATTTCCTGATAAAAAAAATTTTGGAAGAAAAATCATGAATATCTCTGATGAGGATTTGAAAAAAAGTATTGTTTTTCAACTAGATTTATTTCAAAAATGTTTAGAAAAAAAGAATGAGAAACTACATCATATTAAAGCACATGGAGCTTTATATCATTTAATTGCTAAGGATAAAAAAGCGGCAACAGTTTTTGTCAATACTATTAAAAAATATGTAGAGAAAGCTTATTTATATGTTCCATATAATTCAGAAATTGAAAAAGTAGCTATTGAAAATAACATCAACATTAAATACGAAGCTTTTGCTGATCGGAATTATAAGAACGACTTGTCTTTAGTTTCTAGAACAGAATCAAATGCAGTTATTTCTAATCCGACCAAAGTTTATGAACATGTATTAAATATGATTCAGAACGATCGCGTAAAAACAGTTTCAAATTCACTAATAAAAATAAAAGCGGATACTTTTTGTATTCATGGCGATAATCAAAATGCTCTCGAAATTTTGCAAGAAGTAACAGCACTATTAAAAACTCAAAATATACAAATTGCCTAA